The nucleotide sequence GCAAGTGAATTGGCAATTATTGAAAAGCCGAAGGAGATAATCGTCTCTGGAAGGCTTATGCGCATCAAAGAGCTTAGAGAGGACGTTAAAGATCTCCTTGAGGAAAAGTTTGATTTGCCTGTGGTTAAGCAGAGAGGCTTGGAAGGAAAAGCTAAGGAAGCCGCCCAAGGAAGTGCAATAATCGGCGATGGTCTCTTGGGGGGTCAGTTTAAAGATTTAGTTGAACATGTTGAAATTAAAAAAGCTAGAGGAAGTGTTTTGGATTATGTGAAGTTTCCTTTGAATCTTTAGCTTTTCTACATTTTGCCCGTCAACTTTTTAACCATTGGTTTTGAACCTTTCATGGTGTAGAAAAATGAGTAAGAGAGTTGTTATCATCGGTGGTGGAGCTGCTGGAATGAGTGCTGCTTCAAGAATCAAACGTTTAAAGCCCGAATGGGATGTTAAAGTCTTTGAAGCAACGGAATGGGTCAGTCATGCTCCTTGTGGAGTTCCTTACGTTGTTGAGGGTATATCACCAAAAGAAAAGCTGATGCACTATCCACCAGAGTTTTTCATTAAAAAGCGTGGAATAGATTTGCACCTAAATGCAAGAGTTATCGAAGTTGAGCAAGGACAAGTTAGAGTTCAGGAGAAAGATGGAGAGAAGAGCTATGAGTGGGACTACTTGGTTTTCGCTAATGGAGCTTCACCAAAGCTTCCACCTATTGATGGAATTGACTTAAAGGGAGTTTTCACAGCCGATTTGCCTCCCGATGCAGTTGCGATAAGAGAGTATATGCAGAAATATGATGTTAAGGATGTAGTGGTTATTGGAACTGGATATATAGCACTGGAAATGGCTGAAGCTTTTGCTGTTCAAGGGAAAAACGTAACGCTTATTGGAAGGAGTGAGAGGGTTTTGAGAAAATCCTATGACAAAGAAATCACCGACATAGTTGAGACAAAACTTAGGGAGCATATAAACCTCCGTTTGCAAGAGCTAACAATAAGAATTGAAGGCAAAGAAAGAGTTGAGAAAGTCATCACGGATGCAAATGAGTACAAAGCTGATTTAGTAGTAATAGCAACAGGAATAAAGCCAAACATTGAACTAGCAAAGGAGCTTGGAGTTAGAATTGGAGAAACCGGTGCAATATGGACGAACGAAAAGATGCAGACGAGCATAGAGAATGTTTACGCGGCAGGTGATGTTGCTGAGACCAAACATTTAATTACTGGAAAAAGAGTCTGGGTTCCACTAGCTCCGCCAGGAAATAAGATGGGTTACGTTGCTGGTAGCAATATAGCCGGAAAAGAAATTCATTTCCCCGGTGTTCTGGGAACATCAATAACAAAGTTCATGGATCTAGAAATTGGAAAGACAGGCTTGACTGAAAGCGAGGCATTGAAAGAAGGCTACGAGGTCAAGACAGCTTTCATTGAAGCAAGGACAAAGCCCCATTACTACCCGGGTGGAAAGAAAATCTGGCTCAAGGCAGTGGCAGATAAAGAAACCAACAAGCTATTAGGACTTCAAGCGGTTGGTTCAGATATACTGCCAAGGATTGATGCATTTGCCGTAGCTCTGCAAGCTGGTTTTACGACAAAGGAGCTGTTCTTTGCTAACTTAGCCTACGCTCCACCATTTGCACCAGTGTGGGATCCACTAATAGTGCTGGCAAGGGTTTTGAAGTTTTGATTTTTTAAATCCTCACCTTTTTTAGGAACATTAAGCTCAAGAGAGCGAATAATGAAGATGCTCCAAAGTTTGCTGTAAATCCGCCTGCGTAAACTAAGAATCCACTTGAAAAGCTTCCTATTATGTAGCCAAGTGAGTTGATTAAGTTAAATGTCCCCATTGCTGTTCCTTTTTCCTTTTCCCCAGCAAGTTTCCCAACAATTGAAGTTGATGATATGCTTATGAATGACCATGAATAGCCAGCAAGGAAGTATGAAAGAAAGGCTAATGGTAGTAGATATGGGACTATAAATGCTCCTATAAGGATGGTTGTAATTCCGAGTAGTCTTAGTGCTATACCCTCCTTTAAAACCTTCAGCTTGTCTTTGTTTTCCAACATTAATCCAACTCTTAAATACATAAAAGCTGAAACTGCTGAATTTAGAATTGCTGCTAGGTATATGTACTCTCTTCCAAAACCGTTCTCTGCTAGTAGCACTGGGAATTGGGAGAAATACATCCCAGAGGATATCCAAAATAGAAACGATGCAAAGTAAAACTTTCCAAATTTTGGCTTTCTAAGGTTTATATGCAGCATGAAAGTTGGCACATAGCGGATTTTCTCGATTACATAATTACCAAAAATCATGATGCTCTTCCTATTCACATAGATTGGGATTTCTCTAATCGTTTTGGCCCCCAATATAAGTGATGGAATGTTAAGGAGAGCAAAGAGAAGTAAGAGTTGTCTTATTGTGAGGTACTTTGAAAGAACAAAACCCAATCCTAACCCAAAGACCCATCCCCAACCGCTTATCTCGTTGAACTTACCAATCCCATAATCCCAGCTGTGCTTCCTAACACTCCTGAGAACGAGAACTATTGGTACAGAAATCGTTGAAGCTAAGAAAAATGAGTAGACTGCGTTAAGCAGAATAAATTCAACTGGACTGTTTGTGAGAGAAAGGCCAGCTAAAAACACACTAACGCTGAAAAATCCGAAAAGTATAAAGACTTTTCTCCTTAACGTTTTATCGCTCAGCTTTCCCCAGAACAAGCTACCAATCATTGAAGATAGACTTGCGAGAGAGTTCATTATTCCAACCATCTGAGCATTTCCGCCGAGCTGAAGGAGATACAGAGGCATTAGGATTGAGCTCCCGCCAGTTGAGATTTTGAAGGGCACGAATGAGTAAAACCATGTGGGAATCTTTGATATTCCATAATACCTGTGAGAGACCTTCTTTGCATGCATTGTGGCGTTTATTCTTTGACTCATTCAAACCACCTTGAGGCGGGTAAAGGGCGATTTTGAGTTTATAAAGATTTGTGTCCTTAGAAGTAGCATGATGAACAGCTATGTGCCGAGAGCTGGTGCTAAAAATAATACTTTACCCCTACTAGTTGCGGGATAAGAGTGGTATCGTTTTTTTGTCGTGAAGCTTTTGTTTTGAGGCTTTCTTTAAGAAGACTATATTATGAACTTTTACTTGAATCGCTGAGAGACAACATCTGTAGCATATGTGAAGATGGAGGAGAAAATCTGATCTACTCTCCAGAAAACAACCTTTTAAGTTTCTCAGCCTCTGGAAATCTGTTTATAACCCCTTTAATCGTTTTTTCTATGTCTTCTTCGACATTCTCTGAAATCCATCCATGTCCCGGAAGCAGAAGTTTTATCTTGAGGGTGTTGAGCCTTCTCAAGGAGTTGAAATATTCTCCCAAGCTCCCGGAGTCGTAAATGTTCGATATAACTCCATTTGCAAAGAGAGTATCTCCAGAGAATAAAATTCTTTTCCTAGGCTCATAAAGACACATGCTGCCTGAGGTATGTCCCGGCGTGTGAATTACCTTCAAAAACCATCTTCCCGCATCGATGACATCTTCATGGTTCATCCAGAGATGAACTTTGTAACCAATTACTTCTTGTCCATGAGCCCTACAGTGGGTAACTTCATCGTCTCCATATACTATTTTCACAGCCGCATATTTATATGCTCCAGTTAAGGAATGCTTTTGCAAGTAAATGTTTCCACCAATGTGGTCAAAGTGCTCGTGAGTATTTATGACAATGTTGATATCCTCTGGCTTTACGCCAACATAGTTCAGTCCTTCTTTTAGTTTTGGAAAATCGCCAGCAGTTCCGGAATCGATTAGGATGTTTATGTCCCCCAAAATGAGATACACATGGCTTGAAAGCTTTCCAGGTTTGATCTGATATAAGTCTTTCATAATTTTCTTAACTATGGGAAAATCTGCCTGCATAAACGAGAAGGTTAATCAAAAGTTTATGAAGTTTGCGCATCTGTTTTTGTAAAATTGACAAGCTAAAGCTTTTATATCTTGAACTACCACAAAAATGGGGGATTAAGATGTGTCGCATACTCTTTGCGGTTGGAGAGGGAGAGAAAGTAAAATCGCTGGTTGATACATTAGTTAAAGCCTCTGAAAATGATCCATACAAAGCCAAAAGGAAATGGGGCGAAAAACATAAGGACGGCTGGGGATACCTTCTCTTGGTAAATAATAGTGTAGTCCACTACAAAAGTGAGAAACCAATTTTTGGGGATCTAGGTGAAGTAGAAAAGCTCAAGGAGAGATTGGAAGAATTTGTCGTGCTTTTAGCTCACACGAGGGCAGCAAGTCAAGGAGAAGTGAGGCTTTTTAACGTTCATCCTTATCACTTCTCGACAGAGAGGGGCTTTGAATTTTGGATTTTCCACAATGGTGACTTAAATAAAGAAAAACTGGTGGAGTTAGGAAAGTTCAATGGAGAAGTATTGAAAAACGCTTCAGACAGCTACACAATGGGTGTTTATCTTTCTAGAAAGCTTGAAGGAATTGAAAAAGAACAAATTTTAAGACGCTTTAGAGAGCTAAAAGGTACTGTAAATTCGGCATTAAACACAGCTTCTTTATTTATAGATGCCAATGGCAAGGTTCGAGGATTCATTACAGCATATATGAAAGATGATTTGCTGAAACATGAAACCGAGTACAATTATTACAGGCTCTTAAAGCTTAAAAAAGACCTCTTTGCAGTAGTTTCATCAACCTTTGAGCTTTACAGCGATTTGCCTTTTGAGCACGTTGAAAACGGCACTGCATTCTACATAAAAATCGAGCCAAAAGAAATGAAATTTGAGGTTGAAGAAATCAAACTTTGATTTCAATATAAAGAGTCCACAGCACAAAGATAAGAGTGGTTAGCACTGTGAGAGTGGGAGAAAAGTTAGACAAACGAACAGAGACTGCCAATGCTCCGTTGAGAATTAGCAAACCAATTAAAACTGTGAGGAAATCAAACTCCAGCCCTTTTCTTTCCAACGTCTTGAGGAAGTGAATCTGAGCTAAAAAAGGAAATATCGTCAAGATGCCAAGGACAGATACTGCAGCGTACGCTATGAACGTTATTATCTCCCAGTCTTTCTTTTCTTCACTCTTCATCTGTGATCCCCTTTTAAATTTCAATCACGTATTTTCTGCTTTCCTTTGAAAACCCCTTGAAACATCCCAATTTCAGCTTTTCTATTGCTTTTTCAATATCAACAACTTTCATGGATGCAACATGGGTTATCCTCGTTCCTTTAAAGAACTCTGGCAAAACCTGTCCAGTTGGTCCTGTAAGGAGAACGATTTTTGCCTTTTTTGCTCTTTCAGCTATCATATCAATGGTTCCGTTTACTATGCAAGTTGCGCTTGCAATGACAGCATCCACCTCTGGTAGAAGGCAGTATTCTAAAGAATCACTTAACGTTTCTCTATCCCATAACCTTGGATTGCGCTCGAAGATGTACAGCTTAAAATTCCTTTCGCGTAGTGCTTTAACTATTGGTGGCATGTTTCCGATAACTGCTATTTTTTCAATGTCATCAGAGAGAAGTTCTACAGCGTCGATCCACTTCGCATTGCTCAAATCGATGTAATACTGAGAAACTGCGTTTATTGCTGCCAAGGCTAGGGTTCTTTCAACGGCATTTAGACTATCAGCCTTTTTTATAAACTCTTCTAGGCTTGGCTCTTCGATTGAGTTCTCATATCTTTGGATTTCCTCCGGCAGAGTCATGGCAACTCCGAGGGCTTTGCTCTTCTCACCCTCAACAAGGACATAGGAATAGGGAAGACCAAAGGAAAAATCAATGAGTTCCAAGCCTTTTGCAAGCTTTAGCGCTTCTTTTTTGAATTTCTTTAATAGCATTTTATCACCCTCTTTCAACTCTAATTCCTTTTAGACCTTCTATTCCAAGCTCAGGAATTTTGAACTCGCCATTATCATAGGTAATCGTTGGATTTTTATCAAGCACTTCTTTGAGGGAATACTCAAATCTTCCATTTTTTGTTACAAAGACAACTTTCTTCGCAGTTTCCTTTAATATTGCCTTGTCAAGGACATCCTTAAGCTTTGCTGAATTGCTCTCGTTCTTTACGATTGCATCTATTCCTTTAAAGATGTTTAGGGTTCTTGGTGAGAAGTAGAGTATGTTGAAGACTTCTCCATAGACGGAAAAGCACTCTTTCTTTCTTACAAACTCTACAATCCTGATTTTCTTAATCCAGTTGCACCTGCAGCCATAGCTTAGGTCAACCACGAGCTTTATTGGAGCATCGCTTCCTTGAAGAGGCTTTCCGTCTACATAAAGAGCCAGAACCATCTTGGTGTAGTAGGGAATGCTCACCATGTATAAATCGTTGGAAATGAAGTTAATGACGTCCCCTTTTCCAAGCTTTTGAGGTGGACCTCCTTTCCACTTTAAAGTTCTCCCAACTGATAGGTCCTTGTCAAGCATTTCTTCCATCTGGATCTTTTTGAGCTCTTCCAGCGTATATTCCTTGACCTCATCATTGTTTATGACATAAACTGTCCAGTTTGAGTAGTCTTCGGTTGAAGCATTTAGAGGTATCATAGTTGGTGTTGTTGTCGCTTCGTGACCAATGCATCCAAGGGAAAAAATAATTCCAAGAAGAGTAAAAATAGCAAATATGCTTCGCTTCATGGAATCACCCTATTACAATCTCTTTCAAATCCTTAACCCACGTTTTAGTAGGCTCACCTGGAATTACCACCCTAAACTCTGTAGTGAGAATAGCTTTATCGTTCTCGTAGACTTTTTCAAATTCTAACGTTGCACTGTAGCCATCTTTTGCTATAAACGTTACCTTTGTTGCATCATCCTCTGGTCTGGCATTATCGAGCAGGAGTTTCAGAGGAATTCCGCTGAAAGTGACATTTTTCCCTTTAAGTTCAACTGTCACTGTTTCTCCAAAGGACTTCATGAGCTCTTCAATATCCTCTTTTGTCACTACAACAGTTACTTTTGTTTTCCCATGAATCACAACTGCATTTTCGTCTCCGATGAGCCTTATTTCCTTAAGCCAC is from Thermococcus paralvinellae and encodes:
- the cdr gene encoding CoA-disulfide reductase, with translation MSKRVVIIGGGAAGMSAASRIKRLKPEWDVKVFEATEWVSHAPCGVPYVVEGISPKEKLMHYPPEFFIKKRGIDLHLNARVIEVEQGQVRVQEKDGEKSYEWDYLVFANGASPKLPPIDGIDLKGVFTADLPPDAVAIREYMQKYDVKDVVVIGTGYIALEMAEAFAVQGKNVTLIGRSERVLRKSYDKEITDIVETKLREHINLRLQELTIRIEGKERVEKVITDANEYKADLVVIATGIKPNIELAKELGVRIGETGAIWTNEKMQTSIENVYAAGDVAETKHLITGKRVWVPLAPPGNKMGYVAGSNIAGKEIHFPGVLGTSITKFMDLEIGKTGLTESEALKEGYEVKTAFIEARTKPHYYPGGKKIWLKAVADKETNKLLGLQAVGSDILPRIDAFAVALQAGFTTKELFFANLAYAPPFAPVWDPLIVLARVLKF
- a CDS encoding MFS transporter — protein: MSQRINATMHAKKVSHRYYGISKIPTWFYSFVPFKISTGGSSILMPLYLLQLGGNAQMVGIMNSLASLSSMIGSLFWGKLSDKTLRRKVFILFGFFSVSVFLAGLSLTNSPVEFILLNAVYSFFLASTISVPIVLVLRSVRKHSWDYGIGKFNEISGWGWVFGLGLGFVLSKYLTIRQLLLLFALLNIPSLILGAKTIREIPIYVNRKSIMIFGNYVIEKIRYVPTFMLHINLRKPKFGKFYFASFLFWISSGMYFSQFPVLLAENGFGREYIYLAAILNSAVSAFMYLRVGLMLENKDKLKVLKEGIALRLLGITTILIGAFIVPYLLPLAFLSYFLAGYSWSFISISSTSIVGKLAGEKEKGTAMGTFNLINSLGYIIGSFSSGFLVYAGGFTANFGASSLFALLSLMFLKKVRI
- a CDS encoding MBL fold metallo-hydrolase, translating into MQADFPIVKKIMKDLYQIKPGKLSSHVYLILGDINILIDSGTAGDFPKLKEGLNYVGVKPEDINIVINTHEHFDHIGGNIYLQKHSLTGAYKYAAVKIVYGDDEVTHCRAHGQEVIGYKVHLWMNHEDVIDAGRWFLKVIHTPGHTSGSMCLYEPRKRILFSGDTLFANGVISNIYDSGSLGEYFNSLRRLNTLKIKLLLPGHGWISENVEEDIEKTIKGVINRFPEAEKLKRLFSGE
- a CDS encoding class II glutamine amidotransferase, encoding MCRILFAVGEGEKVKSLVDTLVKASENDPYKAKRKWGEKHKDGWGYLLLVNNSVVHYKSEKPIFGDLGEVEKLKERLEEFVVLLAHTRAASQGEVRLFNVHPYHFSTERGFEFWIFHNGDLNKEKLVELGKFNGEVLKNASDSYTMGVYLSRKLEGIEKEQILRRFRELKGTVNSALNTASLFIDANGKVRGFITAYMKDDLLKHETEYNYYRLLKLKKDLFAVVSSTFELYSDLPFEHVENGTAFYIKIEPKEMKFEVEEIKL
- a CDS encoding Rossmann-like domain-containing protein codes for the protein MLLKKFKKEALKLAKGLELIDFSFGLPYSYVLVEGEKSKALGVAMTLPEEIQRYENSIEEPSLEEFIKKADSLNAVERTLALAAINAVSQYYIDLSNAKWIDAVELLSDDIEKIAVIGNMPPIVKALRERNFKLYIFERNPRLWDRETLSDSLEYCLLPEVDAVIASATCIVNGTIDMIAERAKKAKIVLLTGPTGQVLPEFFKGTRITHVASMKVVDIEKAIEKLKLGCFKGFSKESRKYVIEI